From Epinephelus lanceolatus isolate andai-2023 chromosome 5, ASM4190304v1, whole genome shotgun sequence, the proteins below share one genomic window:
- the LOC117262095 gene encoding C-C motif chemokine 4-like — protein MAAPRLALSVFVLMLAVITLSEGMRGTGPKKCCFRFNESEVPRDRVAGYIKTSQRCSNSAILLKTKAGRQLCVRPSAPWVKTLITYLDSKAIPGETSNL, from the exons ATGGCTGCTCCTCGTCTcgctctgtctgtgtttgtgctgaTGCTGGCTGTCATCACTCTCAGTGAAG GTATGCGTGGTACTGGCCCAAAGAAATGCTGCTTTCGTTTCAATGAGAGCGAGGTGCCAAGAGACAGAGTGGCTGGCTACATCAAGACCAGCCAGCGGTGCTCCAACTCTGCCATCTT GTTGAAGACAAAGGCAGGTCgtcagctgtgtgtcagaccTTCAGCCCCTTGGGTGAAGACGCTCATCACCTACCTGGACAGCAAAGCCATCCCAGGAGAGACGTCCAACCTGTAA
- the LOC144463514 gene encoding uncharacterized protein LOC144463514: MHAICRHRPTGSGREAPLESLLEANSATFSTESDTGSGSEDSITPSASEESSDSPRSDATQPGTSSVLVHLHRHRLPCNAATSRQKETGPGGFGDCPEGNACVSQEADGETPGAATASGPAPPHDAGGLQGCKAPGSRAGKGTASGDLSF, from the exons ATGCACGCCATTTGTAGACACAGGCCGACGGGCAGCGGAAGAGAGGCTCCGCTGGAGTCCCTGCTGGAGGCCAACA GTGCGACGTTCTCAACCGAGAGCGACACAGGCTCCGGTAGTGAGGACTCCATCACCCCTTCTGCCAGTGAAGAAAGCTCGGATTCGCCACGATCTGACGCCACACAGCCCGGAACCAGCAGCGTACTCGTCCACCTCCACAGACACCGGCTTCCCTGTAATGCTGCGACGTCCAG GCAAAAGGAGACAGGACCAGGAGGATTTGGTGACTGTCCTGAGGGAAATGCATGCGTCTCACAAGAGGCAGATGGAGAGACTCCTGGAGCTGCAACAGCATCAGGACCAGCACCTCCGCATGATGCTGGAGGACTCCAGGGATGCAAGGCGCCAGGAAGTAGAGCTGGCAAGGGAACAGCATCAGGAGACTTAAGCTTTTAA